A DNA window from Sediminitomix flava contains the following coding sequences:
- a CDS encoding PepSY-associated TM helix domain-containing protein, protein MKKYTFKQLCADLHLWLGIATSLVLVVVCFSGTIYTYEAEIKAFFDRKVATVQSTEAPVKTIDKLLGNYTNNETVFSVKIPADNEMAYLFNIATKEEIEEAKNSKERRRRVGGMYYVDQHSGETLGSPNPKVAKSMTTLMMLHRHLLLGWDIGRPIVGWSTIIFILISLTGFVLWLPKKWKQIKQGLTFKKNAGWKRINYDLHNVLGFYSLILILIMAITGPFWSFDWYRTGVVKTLTGKEKMSRGGKPKVKPQESKAVMTIAYEEILEKANQELDYEGDVQLSFPSKKAPYVSVRKTNRASFFSVPFTDQLYYDTQGELLKADLFKNKDFGAKVMSLFKAIHLGYVFSGFSKLLYFISCLIATSLPITGIIIWVNKLKKKKKRKQLA, encoded by the coding sequence ATGAAAAAATATACATTCAAACAACTGTGTGCAGACTTACACCTGTGGTTAGGAATAGCTACAAGTCTTGTATTGGTTGTGGTCTGTTTTTCGGGTACTATCTATACCTACGAGGCAGAGATTAAAGCATTCTTCGATCGTAAAGTAGCCACTGTTCAATCAACAGAAGCACCAGTTAAAACCATTGACAAACTTCTTGGAAATTACACCAATAACGAAACTGTATTTTCAGTAAAAATCCCTGCTGATAATGAAATGGCTTACTTGTTCAATATTGCAACAAAAGAAGAAATAGAAGAAGCAAAAAATAGCAAAGAAAGACGACGTAGAGTAGGAGGAATGTATTATGTTGATCAGCATTCTGGAGAAACTTTAGGTAGTCCTAACCCTAAAGTAGCTAAAAGCATGACTACGCTCATGATGCTTCACCGTCACCTTCTTTTAGGCTGGGATATCGGAAGACCTATTGTAGGTTGGTCTACTATTATTTTCATTCTGATCTCTTTAACGGGTTTTGTACTTTGGTTGCCTAAGAAGTGGAAGCAGATCAAACAAGGACTTACTTTTAAAAAGAATGCAGGTTGGAAGCGTATCAACTATGATCTTCATAATGTTTTAGGTTTCTATAGTTTGATTCTTATTCTGATTATGGCCATTACTGGACCTTTCTGGTCTTTCGATTGGTATAGAACTGGAGTCGTAAAAACACTTACAGGTAAGGAGAAAATGTCACGAGGCGGAAAGCCAAAAGTAAAGCCTCAAGAAAGTAAGGCAGTTATGACCATTGCTTACGAAGAGATCTTAGAAAAGGCTAATCAAGAATTGGATTATGAAGGAGATGTTCAATTATCTTTTCCTTCTAAAAAAGCACCTTACGTAAGTGTTCGAAAAACCAATAGAGCATCATTCTTCAGTGTACCTTTCACTGATCAATTATATTACGATACACAAGGAGAATTACTAAAAGCAGATCTTTTTAAGAATAAAGATTTTGGGGCAAAAGTTATGAGCTTATTCAAGGCGATACACTTAGGTTATGTTTTTAGTGGTTTCTCAAAGTTATTGTACTTTATTTCTTGTCTTATTGCCACAAGTTTGCCAATTACAGGTATTATTATTTGGGTGAATAAGTTGAAGAAAAAGAAAAAAAGAAAGCAATTAGCATAA
- a CDS encoding TonB-dependent receptor yields the protein MKQLKLLLFTLLPVLTFAQTGNIKGSISFEKEAAIGGYVKLENTNFQTVVSNDGSFKLKNIPYGEYRLLASFVGAQEYTQVILLNKPQLNINIDLQASIDELSTVTVVGKSEAQLKKEESIKIESIQIGKVVGQVKDISHAIDRMTGVRVQSSGSMGDRAQISLNGLTGYAVRTYKDGMPFEFLYPSLSLTNIPLVNLKRIDVYKGVVPVEVGSDAMAGAVNLVSDYKDFNFFNTSYSIGSFNTHQFSATNNYVSNNGLIFNTTVAYNYSANNYKMTADVYDPNTYTEEEKEIERFHDAYQLFYTDLSLVVKSKSWADLFKLQLNYSDVYKEAQNGVILGNTPYGEAFYESDNYNFNILYQKKLTDKLKLNNDFVYAHEKLFTHDTSVYVYSWEGKVVDIDPERKAGEIIDEPILSRRFTNSIVDRFSLQYQLSDHDLFSISLLYADQSIHGRDEMKPIEEDPLQDTQSLLKNISGIEYTRKLFNERLKLQLAGKHYYYKLEGIDLLEKKVLEENDYYGYYGTLKYQITDQFFVRSSYEKGVRIPNLYEVFGNGLNVVPNGNLEPEKSDNLNLGINYKKVISDAFSFAFDLSAFIRDQKDLIYLIPDRDISNYENQRGVEVKGTETELTINFLKKFRYSANLTKMQILISEINDGNISNNWEVGQPFQNRPTFFTNQNLEFREEGLINKEDKLRLFINYKFVDTFNYLREGKIRNDDNWVPTQHRVDIGISYTYNRFNYTANIYNLLDGELYDLYSVPRPGRNFNFRIAYNLNNY from the coding sequence GTGAAACAGCTTAAATTATTACTTTTTACTCTACTGCCAGTACTTACTTTTGCTCAAACAGGAAATATTAAAGGTTCTATTTCGTTTGAAAAAGAAGCTGCTATTGGAGGTTATGTAAAATTAGAAAACACCAACTTCCAAACTGTTGTAAGCAATGATGGCTCTTTCAAATTGAAAAATATACCTTATGGAGAGTATCGACTTCTAGCATCTTTTGTGGGTGCTCAAGAGTACACTCAAGTTATACTTTTGAATAAACCACAACTGAACATAAACATAGATTTACAAGCAAGTATAGATGAACTTTCTACAGTAACAGTAGTCGGTAAATCTGAAGCACAACTAAAGAAAGAAGAATCAATCAAAATCGAAAGTATTCAGATTGGTAAAGTAGTAGGGCAAGTAAAAGACATTAGCCATGCTATTGATCGAATGACTGGAGTAAGAGTTCAAAGTTCTGGCTCGATGGGTGATCGAGCTCAAATTTCATTGAATGGATTAACAGGTTATGCTGTCCGTACTTATAAAGATGGAATGCCATTTGAGTTTCTGTATCCTTCATTATCTCTAACCAACATTCCTTTAGTAAACCTTAAACGTATTGATGTCTATAAAGGCGTCGTCCCTGTAGAAGTTGGTAGTGATGCTATGGCTGGAGCTGTAAACTTAGTTTCTGACTATAAAGATTTTAACTTCTTCAATACATCTTATTCTATTGGTTCATTCAATACACATCAGTTTAGTGCTACAAATAATTATGTAAGCAATAATGGCCTTATTTTTAATACCACGGTAGCCTATAATTATTCAGCTAATAATTATAAAATGACAGCCGATGTGTATGATCCAAACACCTATACAGAAGAAGAAAAGGAAATTGAACGATTTCACGATGCTTATCAGCTATTTTACACTGATCTTTCCTTAGTGGTAAAGTCAAAGTCTTGGGCTGATTTATTTAAACTACAGCTCAACTACTCAGATGTTTACAAAGAAGCTCAAAATGGAGTTATTCTTGGCAATACACCTTATGGTGAAGCTTTCTACGAGTCTGACAACTATAACTTCAATATATTATATCAAAAAAAGCTCACAGATAAGTTAAAACTGAATAATGACTTCGTATATGCCCACGAAAAACTATTCACACATGATACCTCTGTTTATGTCTATAGTTGGGAAGGGAAGGTTGTCGATATTGACCCTGAGAGAAAAGCTGGAGAAATCATTGATGAACCGATATTGTCCAGAAGATTTACAAATAGTATAGTAGACCGCTTTAGCCTCCAATACCAACTTTCTGATCATGATCTTTTCTCAATTTCGTTGTTATATGCCGATCAAAGTATTCATGGCAGAGATGAGATGAAGCCCATAGAGGAAGACCCACTTCAAGACACCCAATCTTTACTCAAAAATATCAGTGGTATTGAATATACCCGAAAGCTATTCAATGAACGATTAAAGTTACAGTTAGCGGGAAAACACTACTACTATAAACTAGAAGGTATAGATCTTTTAGAAAAAAAAGTACTGGAAGAAAATGATTACTATGGGTACTACGGAACCTTAAAATATCAGATAACTGATCAATTTTTTGTTAGATCTTCTTACGAAAAAGGAGTTCGCATCCCAAACCTATACGAAGTATTTGGTAATGGATTAAACGTAGTACCTAATGGAAACTTGGAACCAGAAAAAAGTGATAACCTTAATTTGGGTATCAACTACAAAAAAGTTATTTCAGACGCCTTTAGTTTCGCATTTGACCTAAGTGCTTTTATCAGAGACCAAAAGGATCTGATATACCTTATCCCTGATCGAGACATTAGCAACTATGAAAATCAGAGAGGAGTTGAAGTTAAAGGTACTGAAACAGAACTGACCATCAACTTTTTGAAGAAGTTCAGATATTCTGCAAATCTTACCAAGATGCAAATTCTGATTTCAGAGATCAATGACGGTAATATTTCAAATAATTGGGAAGTAGGACAACCTTTCCAAAATAGACCGACATTCTTTACCAATCAAAACCTTGAGTTTAGAGAAGAGGGGCTTATTAATAAAGAAGATAAACTTAGGCTTTTTATCAACTACAAATTTGTAGATACTTTCAACTACCTAAGAGAAGGAAAAATTAGAAACGATGACAACTGGGTACCGACCCAACATCGAGTAGATATTGGCATAAGCTATACCTACAATAGGTTTAATTATACAGCTAATATTTACAATCTGCTAGACGGTGAATTATATGACTTGTATAGTGTCCCGAGACCTGGCAGAAACTTCAATTTCAGAATTGCATACAACTTGAATAATTACTAA
- a CDS encoding PepSY-associated TM helix domain-containing protein, translating into MLKGAAKHQKDWYGKWHTWAGITAGFVLIIVSLTGSLLVFEEELDVWFYQEQFHFPHQKGDAKLSFQQVMDKLKKEYPTHDLHGLFAWETRNDAYIAYGHPEGKDIHLQYIINPYTAEVTAEREYHKTVMGFIRNLHRTLLIPEVGKYLVGISSLICTILMITGLRLWIPKKWKNVKARLGIKWGASSKRVNFDLHNTLGFYFSPMITLISITGVVITFSQFVFLFLFLLSFQSPQSIASILDQKSNYYEGAKPLSVNQLQEIAESQLDNSVLLGFNTPHDSIGTYSMNVWSPSASEVGNRSIFWLDQYSGEVVYSSEKKELMLGKMYLNWVTPIHYGTFGGLPTRILALIASLICATLFITGFIIWLPRWRKGKNKKVKQSKSKVSPQKVVEA; encoded by the coding sequence ATGTTGAAAGGCGCTGCAAAACATCAAAAAGACTGGTATGGGAAATGGCACACTTGGGCTGGAATAACTGCTGGTTTTGTCTTAATCATTGTCAGTCTTACAGGCTCATTGTTAGTTTTTGAAGAAGAACTAGATGTATGGTTCTACCAAGAACAATTTCATTTTCCTCACCAAAAAGGAGATGCGAAGCTCTCATTTCAGCAAGTGATGGATAAACTGAAAAAGGAATACCCTACACACGATTTACATGGGCTTTTTGCTTGGGAAACTAGAAATGATGCATACATCGCTTATGGACACCCAGAAGGAAAGGATATCCATTTACAATATATCATAAACCCTTATACAGCTGAGGTAACTGCAGAAAGAGAATACCATAAAACAGTGATGGGCTTTATTCGTAATCTTCATCGTACATTGCTCATCCCCGAAGTTGGAAAATATTTAGTTGGTATAAGTTCTCTGATTTGTACTATCCTAATGATAACGGGACTTCGTTTATGGATTCCGAAAAAGTGGAAAAATGTAAAAGCTAGACTAGGTATTAAATGGGGAGCTAGTTCCAAAAGAGTAAATTTCGATTTGCATAACACCCTAGGCTTCTATTTCTCACCAATGATTACACTAATTTCTATTACAGGTGTCGTCATAACATTCTCCCAATTTGTATTCTTATTCCTGTTTTTATTGAGTTTTCAATCACCTCAATCTATCGCTTCAATTCTTGATCAAAAATCAAATTATTATGAAGGAGCGAAACCATTATCAGTCAATCAATTACAAGAGATTGCAGAATCTCAATTAGACAATTCAGTACTATTAGGCTTTAACACACCTCATGATTCAATAGGAACTTATAGTATGAATGTCTGGAGTCCTAGTGCTTCAGAAGTAGGAAACAGATCAATCTTTTGGCTAGATCAATATTCTGGAGAAGTCGTTTACAGTAGTGAAAAGAAAGAACTTATGTTAGGGAAAATGTACCTAAACTGGGTAACGCCTATTCATTATGGTACTTTCGGAGGTTTGCCTACCCGAATCTTAGCCTTGATTGCATCACTTATCTGCGCGACACTATTCATTACGGGTTTTATTATTTGGCTTCCGAGATGGCGAAAAGGGAAGAATAAAAAAGTCAAACAATCTAAATCAAAAGTCTCACCTCAAAAAGTAGTAGAAGCATGA
- a CDS encoding DUF4374 domain-containing protein, which translates to MKTNFKLLGLSAMISVMGLMSCEDKNDTDSENPSTENPNTELFTVAAEVSGEPKSYYMATAEDLTTGELTFQGNGTEIGGGVSARVVGENGYIYVLNYGTGFITQFIVQDNGEHKQISEIDVSGHVGTHPRIRLVDDLLLLYYPELDANDGKYKLSVVSVSIPDLKIVASVENITIPTTPQSAAENAYIYRVDSPTILDGKIYFGAARRIDDVDDELRASGLETVVLNYPEMDEISVIHHEGYAGHTYGYRAPSMYKVDGYVYQLNGTTRFGFNTDKTPASQTVITRMKDGKYDEEYVFNLNAELSDDISAVGWFAVGNGIGYVPVMHGENNEDWSVARIDLKSNTAVELNVPHSNLFSYQNGVTDNGYFYMAISPGTADSWVYEFDINSTSPDAFSQGLELDGGNVFIQGIYR; encoded by the coding sequence ATGAAAACGAATTTTAAACTACTAGGCTTATCAGCTATGATCTCAGTAATGGGGTTAATGAGTTGTGAAGACAAAAACGATACAGATTCAGAAAATCCAAGCACAGAAAATCCAAATACAGAATTATTTACAGTAGCAGCAGAAGTTTCTGGAGAGCCAAAGTCTTATTATATGGCCACAGCCGAAGATTTGACAACAGGAGAGCTTACTTTCCAAGGAAATGGTACTGAAATTGGAGGTGGAGTTTCTGCTCGTGTAGTAGGTGAAAATGGCTATATATATGTGTTGAATTATGGTACGGGTTTTATCACCCAGTTTATAGTTCAAGATAATGGTGAGCATAAGCAAATTAGTGAGATAGATGTGAGTGGACATGTAGGAACTCACCCAAGAATCAGATTGGTAGATGATTTATTATTATTGTATTATCCTGAGTTAGATGCCAATGACGGAAAGTATAAACTTAGTGTAGTTTCTGTTTCTATTCCTGATCTTAAGATTGTTGCTAGTGTTGAAAATATCACGATCCCAACTACTCCTCAATCAGCAGCAGAGAATGCTTACATTTATAGAGTAGATTCGCCAACGATTTTGGATGGTAAAATCTATTTTGGAGCAGCTCGTAGAATTGATGATGTAGATGATGAGTTAAGAGCTTCTGGTTTGGAAACTGTTGTTTTGAATTACCCAGAAATGGATGAAATCAGTGTGATTCATCATGAAGGATACGCTGGACATACTTATGGTTATAGAGCGCCTTCTATGTACAAAGTAGACGGATATGTTTACCAATTGAATGGAACCACTCGTTTTGGATTTAATACAGATAAAACACCAGCTTCTCAAACGGTTATCACGCGTATGAAAGATGGAAAGTATGATGAAGAATATGTGTTTAACTTGAATGCTGAGTTAAGTGATGATATTAGTGCCGTAGGTTGGTTTGCTGTAGGAAACGGAATTGGTTATGTTCCTGTGATGCACGGAGAAAATAACGAAGATTGGAGTGTTGCTCGAATTGATTTGAAATCAAATACAGCAGTAGAGCTAAACGTACCGCATTCAAATCTATTTAGCTACCAAAATGGAGTAACAGATAATGGCTATTTCTATATGGCAATTTCTCCGGGTACAGCAGACTCTTGGGTTTATGAGTTTGACATCAATTCAACAAGTCCTGATGCCTTTTCTCAAGGTTTAGAGCTTGATGGAGGAAATGTTTTTATTCAAGGTATTTATAGATAA
- a CDS encoding endonuclease: protein MFLSKLKSQLIIWLLSLPLFIACVDQDFDNPNFEEPSDFPDGTATITIAELKALHEGKSDSDTVSIPDNAVIVGQVISSDQAGNIYKELYIQDETGGILMRVDANSLYNSYKLGQEIAVNCGQLVVGSYGGNKQLGIPSIYNNAPAAGRIPLPMMKEMIQLGAVKELQIKTATVSELQSNLSDYLGHLVHITNIEVASSDKGKTFADAENQTTQNRYFNDGTSASDVVLRTSGYSDFAGEKIPSGALDMIVIVSSFNGTPQLYINSLDDITGGSVTDPDPEDGNVVFSENFDTWTDGEVNQEGWLNINTKGNTKWVKESKAGHYVAFSPYNSGDAESEGWLILPQVNGNNLYLQFNMAVGFMVDGHTDVMRLMISKDFNGQDLEAANWVDITDQVNLPTNIGDANGDFWQWETSLIDLSQYAGNANIAFVYKGSDVQSTKLEIDNIVITNGKPDDGTPVDPGSYYGSAEGKTGYALKTALHQIISSNTTVLSYGDLWDAFYESDAREDDSNKVWDMYSYSLEGEFTYEYEFGTNQCGNTPGYENGCYNREHSFPTSWFGGKNYPMYTDLVHIVPTDSYVNSRRSNYPYGEVSSASWVSENGGQLGSNNTNGYSSTVFEPIDEYKGDFARIYFYMATRYQDQIANWDKNSSQADAVLNGTSDQVFEDWQLDLLLKWHYNDPVSDKEIKRNEAIYKWQNNRNPFVDHPEWVEEIWPTEQASRLAS from the coding sequence ATGTTTTTAAGTAAATTAAAAAGTCAACTGATCATCTGGCTTCTCAGTTTACCTCTTTTTATTGCTTGTGTAGATCAAGACTTTGATAATCCAAACTTCGAAGAACCTTCTGATTTTCCTGATGGTACTGCCACAATCACCATCGCAGAATTGAAAGCACTTCATGAAGGTAAATCAGATTCAGATACCGTAAGCATTCCTGACAATGCCGTCATTGTTGGTCAAGTGATTTCATCTGATCAAGCAGGAAACATTTATAAAGAGCTTTACATCCAAGATGAAACTGGAGGAATATTAATGCGTGTAGACGCAAATTCATTATACAATAGCTACAAACTAGGACAAGAAATTGCTGTAAACTGTGGGCAACTTGTCGTAGGCTCGTATGGTGGAAATAAACAACTTGGTATTCCTTCAATTTACAATAATGCACCTGCGGCAGGGCGTATTCCGCTTCCAATGATGAAAGAAATGATTCAGTTGGGAGCAGTGAAAGAGCTTCAAATTAAAACAGCAACAGTTTCTGAACTTCAGTCTAACTTAAGCGATTACTTAGGACACTTGGTTCATATTACAAACATTGAAGTAGCAAGTAGCGATAAAGGAAAAACATTTGCTGATGCTGAAAACCAAACTACGCAAAACCGTTACTTTAACGATGGTACTTCAGCTAGCGATGTGGTATTAAGAACAAGTGGATATTCTGATTTTGCAGGAGAAAAAATCCCTAGTGGAGCGTTAGATATGATCGTGATTGTATCATCTTTTAATGGTACGCCACAATTGTACATCAATAGCCTAGATGATATTACTGGAGGTTCTGTAACAGACCCAGACCCTGAGGATGGTAATGTTGTGTTTTCTGAAAACTTCGATACTTGGACAGATGGAGAGGTTAACCAAGAAGGTTGGTTAAACATCAATACAAAAGGAAATACGAAGTGGGTAAAAGAAAGTAAAGCGGGACATTACGTAGCTTTCAGCCCATATAATTCTGGAGATGCTGAATCTGAAGGTTGGTTGATTCTTCCTCAAGTGAATGGAAACAATTTATACCTACAATTCAACATGGCAGTTGGCTTTATGGTAGATGGTCATACTGATGTTATGCGTCTGATGATCTCTAAAGATTTCAACGGTCAAGACTTGGAAGCGGCAAATTGGGTAGATATTACAGACCAAGTAAATCTTCCTACAAATATTGGTGATGCTAATGGTGATTTTTGGCAATGGGAAACTTCTCTAATTGACCTATCTCAGTATGCTGGCAATGCAAATATCGCTTTTGTTTATAAAGGAAGCGATGTACAAAGTACCAAACTTGAAATTGACAATATTGTCATTACAAATGGTAAACCAGATGATGGAACACCAGTTGACCCAGGTTCTTATTACGGATCAGCAGAAGGAAAAACAGGCTATGCTTTAAAAACAGCATTACACCAAATCATCTCATCAAATACTACGGTACTTTCTTACGGAGACCTTTGGGATGCATTCTATGAGTCTGATGCAAGAGAAGATGATTCAAACAAAGTTTGGGATATGTATTCGTACAGTTTAGAAGGCGAGTTTACTTACGAATATGAATTTGGCACAAACCAATGTGGTAATACTCCAGGCTATGAAAACGGATGTTACAACCGTGAGCACAGTTTCCCTACAAGTTGGTTTGGAGGGAAAAACTACCCAATGTACACAGACTTAGTACATATTGTTCCGACAGACAGTTACGTAAATTCAAGAAGAAGTAATTATCCGTACGGAGAGGTAAGTTCAGCTTCTTGGGTGTCTGAAAATGGTGGTCAATTGGGCTCAAACAATACGAATGGTTATAGCTCGACTGTATTTGAACCGATTGATGAGTATAAAGGAGATTTTGCTCGTATCTATTTCTATATGGCTACTCGTTACCAAGATCAAATTGCGAACTGGGATAAAAACTCAAGTCAAGCAGATGCTGTATTGAATGGAACTTCTGATCAAGTATTTGAAGATTGGCAACTAGACTTGCTTTTGAAGTGGCATTACAATGACCCTGTAAGTGATAAAGAAATCAAAAGAAACGAGGCTATCTATAAATGGCAAAACAATAGAAACCCATTTGTAGATCATCCTGAGTGGGTGGAAGAGATTTGGCCAACGGAACAAGCAAGCCGATTAGCTAGCTAG
- a CDS encoding TonB-dependent receptor, whose amino-acid sequence MYRQASLYFFFVTIVTLFCTIFSVQVSFAQNGSFTVKGKVVRKDTKEAIPYATVIIDSASKGVTTDFEGKYIIKNLSKNTIALTASCIGFEDVTLSVSSNSNKEVIFELEEAAVSLEEVVVEGASEASKIKSQGYSAQVVEMGQLETQSVQMNDLLDHSSGIRVRQSGGLGSTANYNINGLGGNSIRFFLDGIPMEYFGRAYSISNIPVNLIDRVEVYKGVVPAYLGSDALGGAINVVTKENVDTALDFSYSVGSFNTHEAVLNGMWRDAKSGFSVKGSMFYNYSDNNYKVWGDNIAVSDPDGTVHRGMKVERFNDAFYSYAPKIDLGFTQKWWADQFYVGMLYTDMYKEIQHGATMDVPYGERHYTQSNFTPSASYKKKDFILKGLDATAFASYTMMQRHTVDTTTNRYNWYGEVRRTDQTPGERGAATLQLDEINTLVSRANLNYNISENTQFGVNYVYTDSRQYTNDPLAETSRQDLIGEQRISKQNLGFNLQNEAFEGRWKTSIFAKHFSYRVDVEDAEKIKGQWEPYVFSKTDQAWGYGAATSFALTNYFMLTSSVEQAVRMPEVNEVFGNVADNLEASYNLKPEQSFNINAGFNLGPFYMGEHKLSWNNNFFYRDTKDQILLALSGKGTTEEAMVYENVGKAISKGWDTEVSYSFMNRLFLDFTLSYLDARNKMEYDANGYKNIYYNNRLRNVPYFQMSNRVRYEIPNFLKQDDGFSINWSYNYVHEFFLDWEALGNNNKAVIPTQTVHNLGVGYKFPNRKIALNVDVRNIMNTQVFDNYGVQRPGRGVYFKLNYNIL is encoded by the coding sequence GTGTACAGACAGGCTTCACTATATTTCTTTTTTGTTACAATTGTAACTTTATTCTGCACGATCTTTTCTGTTCAGGTATCATTCGCACAGAATGGTAGTTTTACAGTAAAAGGAAAAGTTGTAAGAAAGGATACAAAAGAAGCTATACCCTATGCAACGGTAATTATTGATTCAGCTTCAAAAGGTGTAACCACTGACTTTGAAGGAAAATATATCATTAAAAATCTTTCAAAGAATACGATTGCACTCACAGCTTCTTGTATAGGTTTTGAAGATGTTACCCTCTCTGTTAGCTCCAATTCAAATAAGGAGGTTATCTTTGAATTGGAAGAAGCAGCAGTAAGCCTTGAAGAAGTGGTTGTAGAAGGAGCTTCAGAAGCCTCAAAAATTAAATCACAAGGTTATTCTGCTCAAGTAGTAGAGATGGGACAACTAGAAACTCAGTCGGTACAGATGAATGATTTATTAGATCATTCTTCAGGAATCAGAGTGAGACAGTCTGGAGGGTTAGGTTCTACTGCTAACTACAATATCAATGGACTAGGGGGAAACTCAATTCGCTTTTTCCTTGATGGAATACCGATGGAATACTTCGGGAGAGCTTATTCGATTAGTAATATTCCTGTAAATCTGATAGATAGAGTAGAGGTTTACAAAGGTGTTGTACCTGCTTATTTGGGCAGTGATGCACTCGGAGGAGCAATCAATGTAGTCACTAAAGAAAATGTAGATACAGCTTTAGATTTTTCCTATTCTGTAGGAAGTTTCAATACTCATGAAGCAGTATTGAATGGAATGTGGAGAGATGCTAAAAGTGGATTTAGTGTAAAAGGCTCGATGTTTTATAATTACTCCGATAACAACTACAAAGTTTGGGGTGATAACATTGCGGTTTCAGACCCAGATGGAACAGTTCACAGAGGGATGAAAGTCGAAAGATTTAATGATGCCTTTTATTCTTATGCTCCAAAAATTGATTTGGGTTTTACTCAGAAATGGTGGGCAGATCAATTTTATGTAGGAATGCTATACACGGATATGTATAAAGAAATCCAGCATGGGGCAACAATGGATGTTCCTTACGGAGAAAGACATTACACACAATCCAACTTTACGCCAAGTGCTTCTTACAAGAAAAAAGACTTTATTCTGAAAGGTTTAGACGCGACTGCTTTTGCATCTTATACCATGATGCAGCGTCATACTGTAGATACTACAACTAACAGATACAATTGGTACGGTGAGGTACGAAGAACAGACCAAACTCCTGGAGAAAGAGGAGCTGCCACACTTCAATTGGATGAAATAAATACCTTGGTTAGCAGAGCAAATTTGAATTATAATATAAGTGAAAATACACAGTTTGGAGTCAATTATGTTTATACCGATTCTCGTCAGTATACCAATGATCCATTGGCAGAAACTAGCCGACAAGATCTGATTGGTGAACAAAGAATTTCAAAACAAAATCTAGGCTTCAACTTACAGAATGAGGCTTTCGAAGGACGTTGGAAAACTTCTATCTTCGCAAAGCATTTTAGCTATCGAGTAGATGTAGAGGATGCCGAGAAGATCAAAGGACAGTGGGAGCCTTATGTGTTTTCAAAAACAGACCAAGCTTGGGGTTACGGTGCCGCAACTTCTTTTGCCCTTACCAATTATTTTATGCTAACCTCTTCAGTAGAACAGGCTGTTCGAATGCCAGAGGTAAATGAAGTATTCGGTAATGTAGCAGACAATTTAGAAGCTTCTTACAACTTGAAACCTGAGCAAAGTTTTAATATCAATGCAGGTTTTAATTTAGGTCCATTTTACATGGGAGAGCATAAGCTTTCGTGGAATAATAACTTCTTTTACAGAGACACGAAAGATCAAATTCTTTTGGCTTTAAGTGGTAAAGGAACTACCGAAGAAGCGATGGTTTATGAAAATGTGGGTAAGGCAATCAGTAAAGGTTGGGATACAGAAGTTTCGTATAGCTTTATGAATCGACTATTTCTAGATTTCACGCTTTCGTATCTGGATGCTAGAAACAAGATGGAGTACGATGCAAATGGCTATAAAAACATCTATTACAACAACCGTCTGAGAAATGTTCCTTACTTCCAAATGAGTAACAGAGTGAGATATGAAATCCCAAATTTCTTGAAACAAGATGATGGTTTTTCTATCAACTGGAGCTATAACTATGTGCATGAATTCTTCTTAGACTGGGAAGCTCTAGGAAATAATAACAAGGCTGTAATTCCTACTCAAACCGTTCATAATCTAGGAGTGGGGTACAAGTTTCCAAATCGAAAAATTGCATTGAATGTAGATGTCCGAAATATCATGAATACCCAAGTATTTGATAACTATGGTGTACAAAGACCAGGAAGAGGCGTTTACTTCAAATTAAACTATAACATATTATAA